The following are encoded in a window of Corynebacterium marinum DSM 44953 genomic DNA:
- a CDS encoding glycosyltransferase 87 family protein has translation MSSPDTSPKPAILPTDTILKMVTALGLVAGFGVTGRQLMITDFPVDMIIYRSGVRAFLEGGEMYSVPMYAGDLALPFIYPPFGALILVPLSIFDVIHSDLAGDIMIMVSSALIIACLWFVLGAVARGSVDKLSLAALTAATWPVALLIEPVWLNSGFAQINVVIMALVILDLVPRKRFLPQGSLIGIAAAIKITPLAMLLFFLLRRDFRAILVAGASALLATGVAALIRWDATVDYFSTVLLGMGTDSEFGVSTVYQSNSSLKGMLMRWWTSDAALDANSTLTNVIWLVAALLTIVLGGWLMVALFRRDMLVDAALVNALIMLLISPVSWSHHWIWLTLILPVLAWRCLTVLRAPVALSALVFTWAALVLTQPPKWWYGDAIDVHYLTGVEKFLVSDFVWLGIAVLVAWAFALRRVKPAG, from the coding sequence GTGAGTTCCCCCGACACGTCCCCCAAGCCCGCGATTCTTCCCACGGACACCATTCTCAAGATGGTGACGGCCCTGGGACTGGTCGCGGGCTTCGGCGTGACCGGGCGGCAGCTGATGATCACCGACTTCCCCGTCGACATGATCATCTACCGGTCGGGTGTCCGCGCCTTCCTCGAGGGCGGAGAGATGTACTCCGTGCCCATGTACGCAGGTGACCTGGCGCTGCCGTTCATCTACCCCCCGTTCGGCGCCCTCATCCTCGTGCCGTTGAGCATTTTCGACGTCATCCACAGCGATCTCGCCGGCGACATCATGATCATGGTCTCTTCGGCGCTGATCATCGCCTGCCTGTGGTTCGTGCTGGGGGCGGTGGCCCGCGGGAGCGTCGACAAGCTGAGTCTCGCCGCCCTCACAGCGGCGACCTGGCCGGTGGCGCTGCTCATCGAGCCGGTGTGGCTGAACTCCGGGTTCGCGCAGATCAACGTGGTGATCATGGCGCTGGTGATCCTCGACCTGGTGCCGCGCAAGCGTTTCCTGCCGCAGGGCAGCCTCATCGGCATCGCCGCGGCCATCAAGATCACTCCCCTGGCGATGCTGCTGTTCTTCCTGCTGCGCCGTGATTTCCGCGCGATCCTCGTCGCTGGGGCCTCCGCGCTCCTCGCCACGGGCGTCGCGGCCCTGATCCGCTGGGACGCCACCGTCGACTACTTCTCCACTGTGCTGCTGGGTATGGGCACCGACAGCGAGTTCGGCGTGAGCACCGTCTACCAGTCCAACAGCTCGCTCAAGGGCATGCTCATGCGCTGGTGGACCAGTGACGCGGCACTCGACGCGAACAGCACCCTGACCAACGTCATCTGGCTGGTGGCGGCGCTGCTGACGATCGTGCTCGGCGGGTGGCTGATGGTCGCGCTCTTCCGGCGCGACATGCTTGTCGACGCCGCCCTGGTCAACGCCCTCATCATGCTGCTGATCTCCCCGGTGTCCTGGTCGCACCACTGGATCTGGCTGACGCTGATCCTCCCGGTGCTGGCATGGCGCTGCCTGACGGTCCTGCGCGCCCCCGTCGCGCTCTCCGCCCTGGTGTTCACCTGGGCGGCGCTCGTGCTCACCCAGCCCCCGAAATGGTGGTACGGCGACGCCATCGACGTCCACTATCTCACCGGAGTCGAGAAATTCCTCGTCTCCGATT
- the ilvD gene encoding dihydroxy-acid dehydratase — MIPLRSRVTTVGRNAAGARALWRATGTKEEEFGKPIVAIVNSYTQFVPGHVHLKNVGDIVADAVRAAGGVPKEFHTIAVDDGIAMGHGGMLYSLPSREIIADSVEYMVNAHTADAMVCISNCDKITPGMLNAALRLNIPAVFVSGGPMEAGKAVVVDGVAQAPTDLITAIAASANDAVSDADLATIEESACPTCGSCSGMFTANSMNCLTEALGLSLPGNGTTLATHSARRQLFEQAGETIVELCRRYYGGEDESVLPRNVATKNAFRNAMALDMAMGGSTNTILHTLAAAQEGEIDFTLSDIEEISHRVPCLSKVAPNGIYHVEDVHRAGGIPAILGELRRANLLNEDVHTISYDSLGEWLDDWDVRGDKATEQAVELFHAAPGGVRTTQPFSTDNRWSSLDTDAADGCIHDVEHAHSADGGLVVLRGNLAPDGSVLKTAGVKEELWTFTGPARVVDSQEAAVSTILKREVQPGEVVVIRYEGPAGGPGMQEMLHPTSFLKGAGLGEACALITDGRFSGGTSGLSIGHISPEAAHGGIIGLVRNGDPITIDVQTRRLSLDLPDEEIEARRAEMEASEKPWTPKRERVVSKALRAYAAMATSADKGAVRQVD, encoded by the coding sequence GTGATCCCGCTTCGTTCCCGCGTCACCACCGTCGGCCGTAACGCCGCAGGCGCCCGTGCCCTGTGGCGCGCCACCGGCACCAAGGAAGAGGAGTTCGGCAAGCCGATCGTCGCGATCGTCAACTCCTACACCCAGTTCGTCCCGGGTCACGTGCACCTGAAGAACGTCGGCGACATCGTCGCCGACGCCGTCCGCGCCGCCGGCGGCGTGCCGAAGGAGTTCCACACCATCGCCGTCGACGACGGCATCGCCATGGGCCACGGCGGCATGCTCTACTCGCTGCCCAGCCGCGAGATCATCGCCGATTCCGTCGAGTACATGGTCAACGCGCACACCGCCGACGCCATGGTCTGCATCTCCAACTGCGACAAGATCACCCCGGGTATGCTCAACGCCGCGCTGCGGCTGAACATCCCCGCGGTCTTCGTCTCCGGCGGCCCGATGGAGGCCGGCAAGGCCGTCGTCGTGGACGGCGTGGCCCAGGCTCCCACCGACCTGATCACCGCCATCGCCGCCTCCGCGAACGACGCCGTCTCCGACGCTGACCTGGCCACCATCGAGGAGTCCGCCTGCCCGACCTGCGGCTCCTGCTCCGGCATGTTCACCGCGAACTCGATGAACTGCCTCACCGAGGCCCTCGGGCTGTCGCTGCCGGGCAACGGCACCACCCTGGCCACGCACTCCGCGCGCCGCCAGCTGTTCGAGCAGGCCGGCGAGACCATCGTCGAGCTGTGCCGCCGTTACTACGGCGGGGAGGACGAGTCCGTCCTGCCGCGCAACGTGGCCACCAAGAACGCCTTCCGCAACGCCATGGCGCTGGACATGGCCATGGGCGGTTCCACCAACACCATCCTGCACACCCTCGCCGCCGCGCAGGAAGGCGAGATCGACTTCACCCTCTCGGACATCGAGGAGATCTCCCACCGGGTCCCGTGCCTGTCCAAGGTCGCCCCGAACGGCATCTACCACGTCGAGGACGTCCACCGCGCAGGAGGCATCCCCGCGATCCTGGGCGAGCTGCGCCGGGCGAACCTGCTCAACGAGGACGTCCACACCATCTCCTACGACTCGCTCGGCGAGTGGCTGGATGACTGGGACGTCCGCGGCGACAAGGCGACCGAGCAGGCCGTGGAGCTCTTCCACGCCGCCCCGGGCGGCGTCCGCACCACCCAGCCCTTCTCCACGGACAACAGGTGGAGCTCGCTGGACACCGACGCGGCGGACGGCTGCATCCACGACGTGGAGCACGCGCACTCCGCCGACGGCGGCCTGGTGGTCCTGCGCGGCAACCTCGCCCCGGACGGCTCCGTGCTCAAGACCGCCGGAGTCAAGGAGGAGCTCTGGACTTTCACGGGTCCGGCCCGCGTCGTCGACTCCCAGGAAGCGGCCGTCTCCACCATCCTCAAGCGGGAGGTCCAGCCCGGCGAGGTCGTGGTCATCCGCTACGAGGGTCCGGCCGGCGGCCCGGGCATGCAGGAGATGCTGCACCCGACGTCCTTCCTCAAGGGAGCTGGCCTGGGCGAGGCCTGCGCGCTGATCACCGACGGCCGCTTCTCCGGCGGCACCTCGGGGCTGTCCATCGGCCACATCTCCCCCGAGGCAGCCCACGGCGGCATCATCGGGCTGGTCCGCAACGGCGACCCGATCACCATCGACGTGCAGACGCGCCGGCTCTCGCTGGATCTGCCGGACGAGGAGATCGAGGCCCGCCGCGCCGAGATGGAGGCCAGCGAGAAGCCGTGGACCCCGAAGCGCGAGCGCGTGGTCTCCAAGGCACTGCGTGCTTACGCCGCCATGGCCACCTCGGCCGATAAGGGTGCGGTCCGCCAGGTCGACTAA
- a CDS encoding PH domain-containing protein, with amino-acid sequence MSSDAAPADSVQFQPERTNVLAAVLMIGISLLIIGSAPLYLFWILLIPLAFLYWVLRARTTVGEDGVDIRYAFRGSRSIGWDKLAGIGFKGARALLTTKDGRTHPMPGISFNSLPELSKASRGRIPDVLTSAREAADDKVTIIRRDGEEILVTKEEYAARQAAREAAEDLPAKDLPDNTDNSRSIQ; translated from the coding sequence ATGAGTTCAGACGCTGCGCCCGCAGATTCCGTGCAGTTCCAGCCGGAACGAACCAACGTCCTCGCTGCCGTCCTGATGATCGGCATCTCACTGCTGATCATCGGGTCCGCCCCGCTCTACCTGTTCTGGATCCTCCTCATCCCCCTGGCCTTCCTCTACTGGGTCCTGCGGGCCCGGACGACGGTGGGGGAAGACGGCGTCGATATCCGGTACGCCTTCCGCGGATCCCGCTCCATCGGCTGGGACAAGCTGGCCGGAATCGGGTTCAAGGGCGCACGCGCGCTGCTGACCACCAAGGACGGCCGCACGCACCCGATGCCCGGCATCTCCTTCAACTCCCTGCCGGAGCTGTCGAAGGCGTCGCGCGGCCGGATTCCGGACGTGCTCACCTCCGCCCGGGAGGCCGCCGACGACAAGGTGACCATCATCCGGCGCGACGGCGAGGAAATCCTCGTGACCAAGGAGGAGTACGCTGCTCGTCAGGCCGCGAGGGAGGCCGCCGAGGACCTCCCTGCGAAGGACCTCCCCGATAACACAGATAATTCAAGGAGCATTCAGTGA
- a CDS encoding mechanosensitive ion channel family protein produces the protein MPVTYLLTSAWRWVADVGLTLAILLVIALLIPRVARFAQRWLAHGIEENTDADESKARLALTGVAVYIAQIIAFFVLLVFLLQTLGFSLAGAAIPATVVSAAVGFGAQSIIADFLAGLFILTEKQFGVGDWVRFEGNGIVVEGTVIQVTMRATRIRTLAQETVIVSNSTARVAINSSNYWSRAVVVMPVPLLGSTDTKEAIDRSEAATRRALRRPDVAKELIGELDVHPAVNVTPPATVGMPWTMDMRFMIQVQAGSQWLVERAIRAEILDEFWSEYGSAPTITGDVKDRVESVTTRAMSGAPLIDAPMPGVHDSAGDEESTVPPEFADEEGRDPAVVDRGVQGDEPEDTVEEETPAGGVFRNTSPNSRWNRLASVGGRVRPSTTYLFAALYVLLVLKSLTVEAGEDGEGPSGILAPPAANTAPTTPPAAPTPDVAPEPTVPTQPATPTPTQPIPTQEGTTTPAPGQGTAPAQQPQPNQAPAPETGTGAGTETGTQPQVTPETGAPTTLN, from the coding sequence ATGCCCGTCACCTATCTACTCACCAGTGCCTGGCGGTGGGTCGCCGATGTGGGCCTCACCCTCGCGATCCTGCTCGTCATCGCCCTCCTTATCCCTCGTGTCGCCCGCTTCGCCCAGCGATGGCTGGCCCACGGCATCGAGGAGAACACCGACGCGGACGAGTCGAAGGCACGGCTGGCCCTGACCGGCGTGGCCGTCTACATCGCCCAGATCATCGCCTTCTTCGTGCTGCTGGTTTTTCTCCTGCAGACCCTCGGCTTCTCCCTGGCCGGCGCCGCCATCCCCGCCACCGTGGTCTCCGCGGCCGTCGGCTTCGGCGCGCAGTCGATCATCGCCGACTTCCTCGCCGGCCTGTTCATCCTCACGGAGAAACAGTTCGGCGTCGGCGACTGGGTCCGCTTCGAGGGCAACGGCATCGTCGTCGAAGGCACCGTCATCCAGGTCACGATGCGCGCCACCCGCATCCGCACACTCGCGCAGGAGACGGTCATCGTCTCCAACTCCACCGCCCGGGTGGCCATCAACTCCTCCAACTACTGGTCCCGCGCCGTCGTGGTCATGCCCGTCCCCCTGTTGGGATCCACCGACACGAAGGAGGCCATCGACCGCTCCGAAGCCGCCACCCGCCGCGCCCTGCGCCGCCCGGATGTGGCGAAGGAGCTCATCGGCGAACTCGACGTCCACCCGGCGGTCAACGTCACACCACCGGCGACCGTCGGCATGCCGTGGACCATGGACATGCGCTTCATGATCCAGGTCCAGGCAGGCTCCCAGTGGCTGGTCGAACGCGCCATCCGCGCCGAGATCCTCGACGAGTTCTGGAGCGAGTACGGTTCCGCCCCGACCATCACCGGCGACGTGAAGGACCGCGTCGAGTCGGTCACCACCCGAGCCATGTCCGGCGCCCCGCTCATCGACGCCCCCATGCCCGGCGTCCACGACTCCGCCGGAGACGAGGAGTCGACCGTCCCGCCGGAATTCGCGGACGAGGAGGGCCGCGACCCGGCCGTCGTCGACCGCGGTGTCCAGGGCGACGAGCCCGAGGACACCGTCGAGGAGGAAACCCCGGCAGGCGGCGTATTCCGCAACACCTCCCCGAACTCCCGGTGGAACCGCCTCGCCTCCGTCGGCGGCCGGGTCCGCCCCTCCACGACGTACCTCTTCGCCGCGCTCTACGTGCTCCTGGTGCTCAAGAGCCTGACAGTCGAGGCTGGCGAGGACGGGGAAGGGCCCTCCGGGATTCTCGCCCCGCCGGCGGCGAACACCGCCCCCACCACCCCGCCCGCCGCTCCCACGCCGGACGTCGCCCCCGAGCCCACCGTGCCCACGCAGCCGGCGACCCCGACGCCCACGCAGCCGATCCCCACCCAGGAGGGCACCACGACGCCGGCACCCGGCCAGGGCACCGCCCCGGCCCAGCAACCGCAGCCGAACCAGGCGCCCGCCCCGGAAACGGGGACGGGAGCAGGAACGGAAACGGGGACGCAGCCGCAGGTCACCCCGGAGACCGGCGCGCCCACCACCCTCAACTAG